The following coding sequences lie in one uncultured Mailhella sp. genomic window:
- a CDS encoding OmpA family protein, whose amino-acid sequence MKKLCTLGLIATLLLGSGCAMQSNTGRGAAYGTAGGAAAGAILGQIIGGNTKSTLIGTAAGAVIGGLAGTGVGAMMDKQENDMRQALANSEAVAVQREGNALALTFKSDFTFDVNSSSIRPGLYSELDRVAQVLSAYPQTTILIAGHTDSTGSDAYNQQLSERRAQSVKNALVQRGIAAGRIQAVGYGESSPIADNSTEYGRQQNRRVEVRINPVQQ is encoded by the coding sequence ATGAAAAAACTCTGCACGCTCGGACTCATTGCCACGCTGCTGCTCGGCAGCGGCTGCGCCATGCAAAGCAACACCGGCAGAGGCGCAGCCTACGGAACCGCCGGAGGAGCAGCCGCCGGAGCCATTCTCGGTCAGATCATCGGCGGCAACACCAAGTCCACGCTCATCGGCACGGCCGCAGGCGCCGTCATCGGCGGCCTTGCGGGAACCGGCGTCGGAGCCATGATGGACAAGCAGGAAAACGACATGCGTCAGGCGCTGGCCAACTCCGAAGCCGTGGCCGTTCAGCGCGAAGGCAACGCCCTTGCCCTCACCTTCAAGAGCGACTTCACCTTCGACGTGAACTCCTCCAGCATCCGTCCCGGCCTCTACTCCGAGCTCGACCGCGTGGCGCAGGTGCTCTCCGCCTACCCGCAGACCACCATTCTCATTGCCGGCCACACCGACAGCACCGGCTCCGACGCCTACAATCAGCAGCTTTCCGAACGCCGCGCCCAGAGCGTGAAAAACGCCCTTGTTCAGCGCGGAATTGCGGCAGGCAGAATTCAGGCCGTGGGCTACGGAGAAAGTTCTCCCATTGCCGACAACAGCACGGAATACGGCCG
- a CDS encoding MFS transporter, which produces MSNASKQGSLIFLSLLCFALADVRDGLGPFLGVYLQEQNWTPDEIGFVMTAGGLAELFCITPLGALADHTRHKRRLIAASVCLIVAGCGLVFVQSGAAAAGFSRLLQSIAAAAIAPALTGITLGMVGQNGLTARLGRNEAWSHAGNASTAVLGGTVGYFFGIPGVFFVMAVMGALALFSLARINPEHIDYAAARGLEPSESPSRERPARNFRLLFVDKGLLAVAVTLFFFHLGNAALLPLLGQSAVARFSVNGAAYTAGTVVLAQATMIVMALWGAKVAQKKGYGWLFLLALLALPIRGCIAGLWESPWNIIPVQMLDGVGAGLLGVATPGIVARLLQGSGHINMGLGMVLTVQGVGASLSNTYGGLFAHHVSYSAAFLALAAAPCVGLAVFIAATRLLPSFAGTLKPTSAGRSE; this is translated from the coding sequence ATGTCCAACGCGTCGAAACAAGGATCGCTGATATTTCTCTCTTTGCTCTGCTTTGCTCTTGCTGACGTGCGCGACGGCCTGGGACCTTTTCTCGGCGTATATTTGCAGGAACAGAATTGGACGCCCGATGAGATCGGCTTTGTCATGACTGCGGGAGGGCTGGCCGAACTGTTCTGCATCACGCCGCTCGGGGCGCTGGCCGATCACACGCGGCACAAGCGCAGACTCATTGCGGCAAGCGTATGTCTTATCGTGGCGGGCTGCGGACTGGTCTTTGTGCAGAGCGGCGCGGCGGCCGCCGGTTTCTCCCGACTTCTTCAAAGCATCGCGGCGGCGGCCATTGCTCCCGCGCTTACCGGCATCACGCTGGGCATGGTGGGGCAGAATGGGCTTACCGCCAGGCTCGGCCGAAACGAAGCCTGGAGCCATGCCGGCAACGCCTCGACCGCCGTGCTCGGAGGAACGGTAGGATACTTTTTCGGCATTCCCGGCGTGTTCTTCGTGATGGCGGTCATGGGAGCGCTGGCCTTGTTCAGTCTGGCCCGCATCAATCCCGAGCATATCGACTATGCCGCCGCGCGCGGTCTTGAACCTTCGGAGTCGCCGAGCAGGGAGCGGCCCGCGCGGAATTTTCGTCTGCTCTTTGTGGACAAAGGTCTGCTTGCCGTAGCAGTCACGCTGTTTTTCTTCCATCTCGGCAATGCGGCGCTGCTGCCTCTTCTGGGGCAGTCCGCCGTTGCCAGGTTCAGTGTGAACGGCGCGGCCTACACGGCGGGAACCGTAGTGCTGGCGCAGGCCACCATGATAGTCATGGCGCTCTGGGGCGCGAAAGTCGCCCAGAAAAAAGGCTACGGATGGCTTTTTCTTCTGGCTCTGCTGGCGCTTCCGATTCGCGGATGCATTGCCGGATTGTGGGAAAGTCCGTGGAACATCATTCCCGTGCAGATGCTCGACGGCGTCGGCGCCGGTCTTCTGGGCGTGGCTACGCCGGGCATTGTTGCGCGTCTGCTTCAGGGCAGCGGACATATCAACATGGGCCTCGGCATGGTGCTTACCGTTCAGGGCGTAGGAGCTTCGTTGAGCAATACCTACGGCGGGCTTTTTGCTCATCATGTCAGCTACAGCGCAGCTTTTCTTGCGCTTGCCGCGGCTCCGTGCGTGGGGCTTGCCGTCTTCATTGCGGCAACCAGGCTCTTGCCTTCCTTTGCCGGAACATTGAAGCCGACCAGTGCGGGGCGCTCGGAATAG
- a CDS encoding GDSL-type esterase/lipase family protein has protein sequence MHTDSTTFRGTIMNILCIGDSLTYGYGVGRSETWCALASQLTGHEFINKGVNGATTGEMAEQQLYGDEVLVMGGLNNFFMGMPVSVPLADIRSICERAVNLGIRPVVGIPMQISPNVSEAWCEGPIDMDIVRSAYAEFACALLQQCLNDGTEYIDFRPVIGPEYLSFDGIHLNRCGHEHMANAVAAHWNARRK, from the coding sequence GTGCATACTGACTCAACCACCTTTCGAGGCACGATCATGAACATTCTTTGCATAGGCGACAGCCTTACCTACGGTTATGGCGTCGGCCGTTCGGAAACGTGGTGCGCGCTGGCTTCGCAGCTTACGGGGCATGAGTTCATCAACAAGGGAGTCAACGGTGCGACCACCGGAGAAATGGCGGAACAGCAGCTCTACGGCGACGAAGTTCTCGTCATGGGAGGCCTGAACAATTTTTTCATGGGTATGCCCGTTTCCGTGCCGCTTGCGGACATTCGCAGCATATGCGAACGCGCCGTGAACCTGGGAATCCGGCCCGTGGTGGGGATTCCCATGCAGATTTCTCCAAATGTTTCGGAAGCCTGGTGCGAAGGCCCCATCGACATGGACATCGTGCGCTCCGCCTACGCCGAATTTGCCTGCGCCCTTCTGCAGCAGTGCCTGAACGACGGCACGGAATACATCGACTTTCGTCCCGTCATCGGCCCTGAGTATCTTTCCTTTGACGGCATACACCTCAACAGATGCGGCCATGAGCACATGGCAAACGCCGTTGCCGCACACTGGAACGCCCGAAGAAAATAA
- a CDS encoding amidohydrolase family protein — protein MFDLLLKNVRLEDPINNISGIYDIAIENKKIADIEKEISPSKALQVLYFREELAIPGIIDLHVHLCGNFGNKSGFAMLARSGVCTALNMAGPNSDLLANMHQARGLNIATLEDATPGLNLASNNPSYEDAKNFVSNAMDHGAIGIKILGGHYPLTPEGSEHIIRAARDRSGYAAWHAGTTAHGSNIEGMREVCELVGDQFVHLAHINSYCRGQIRHELEEVMEAQELLESHPSIISESYIAASNGTSFLINESGQLASKNTGVTLNMLGYENSAAGIGQAILDGIAFVFVQYGEETVRITGQEAHRLWVESGTNIGGGFDVNPPMSRIALAVSRRKNGTFSVDCLATDGGSIPRNVLVSQGLALVAGGVISLKDYIQKTSWNPSRCLNLKNKGHLGIGADADISILDFHHQRAFSTIVGGQVCMMDGYVCGNGGTLITTEQGRKNVESFNIPYQCIDLSNGHLPFGSSR, from the coding sequence ATGTTTGATCTACTGCTCAAGAACGTCCGGTTAGAAGATCCCATCAACAACATTTCAGGAATCTATGATATAGCCATTGAAAATAAAAAAATTGCAGATATTGAAAAAGAAATTTCTCCTTCAAAAGCTCTACAGGTACTCTACTTCAGGGAAGAACTTGCCATACCTGGAATCATTGATCTGCATGTTCATCTCTGCGGTAATTTTGGAAACAAGAGTGGATTTGCCATGCTTGCACGTTCAGGTGTATGCACAGCACTCAATATGGCAGGTCCTAACTCTGATCTTCTTGCCAATATGCATCAGGCTCGCGGATTGAATATTGCCACACTGGAAGATGCAACCCCTGGATTAAATCTTGCTTCAAATAATCCGAGCTATGAAGATGCAAAGAATTTTGTGAGTAATGCCATGGACCATGGGGCCATAGGTATAAAAATACTGGGCGGCCACTATCCTCTTACGCCCGAAGGTTCCGAACACATTATACGGGCAGCCCGTGACAGGTCGGGATATGCGGCATGGCATGCCGGTACAACGGCCCATGGATCAAATATTGAAGGAATGCGTGAAGTCTGCGAACTTGTTGGCGATCAATTTGTACATCTTGCCCACATAAACTCCTATTGCCGAGGCCAAATCCGGCATGAGCTGGAAGAAGTCATGGAAGCTCAGGAACTTTTGGAAAGCCACCCTTCCATCATCAGCGAATCCTATATTGCTGCTTCCAACGGCACTTCTTTTCTCATTAACGAAAGTGGGCAGCTGGCCAGTAAAAATACCGGTGTCACATTGAACATGCTCGGGTACGAAAATAGTGCAGCAGGAATCGGACAAGCCATTCTAGACGGAATTGCCTTTGTATTCGTTCAATACGGGGAGGAAACGGTACGGATAACTGGACAGGAAGCCCATCGCCTGTGGGTTGAATCTGGAACCAACATCGGAGGAGGATTTGACGTCAATCCGCCCATGTCCCGTATTGCACTGGCCGTCTCTCGACGTAAAAATGGTACATTCTCCGTGGACTGCCTGGCCACGGATGGAGGAAGTATCCCCAGAAATGTACTTGTATCTCAAGGACTGGCGCTGGTTGCAGGGGGAGTAATCTCACTGAAAGACTATATACAGAAAACCAGCTGGAATCCTTCCCGCTGCCTGAACCTGAAAAATAAGGGGCATCTTGGTATAGGAGCCGATGCCGACATTTCCATACTGGACTTTCACCATCAGCGAGCGTTTTCAACCATTGTTGGTGGACAGGTATGCATGATGGACGGATATGTATGCGGTAACGGCGGTACGCTGATAACAACTGAACAAGGTCGCAAGAATGTTGAATCTTTCAACATTCCATATCAGTGCATAGATCTGTCCAATGGACATCTACCTTTCGGTTCTTCTCGATGA
- the dctP gene encoding TRAP transporter substrate-binding protein DctP — translation MKLSVGKCLVALLAAAFLSPVYANAATTLTYASNGPEKSVRGYAEKLFLDEIEIQSKGQIKVSAFWSDTLVTGPETLKAISDGVVDMGFINANFYPKALPFSNAIALNVFGPTTGEATVALYQELYRDVPGLRDEFKRHKQIPVYFFATDCNSFASTKRLDDLSQLRGMKARASSRWKLADFEAMGATPVSIAWAECYMALQTGTVETILTSVESQHRGRLYEVAPYLWVWDKMWLATPYIVTINEKKFNKLSKDLQEAVLRAGEVASQKFAKKYNTDLKEEIAAMEAAGTKVNYATEKDYQAWLALPSCKNNINVWMNEAKEAGLSDPEGNFNSISKIVNKYIENEAKK, via the coding sequence ATGAAACTGAGTGTCGGAAAGTGTTTGGTTGCACTACTTGCGGCTGCGTTCTTGAGTCCTGTCTATGCCAATGCTGCTACTACTCTGACCTACGCATCCAACGGGCCAGAGAAGTCTGTGCGCGGCTATGCGGAAAAGCTTTTCCTGGATGAAATAGAAATTCAATCCAAAGGCCAAATCAAGGTCTCGGCCTTCTGGTCCGATACGCTGGTAACAGGCCCTGAAACACTGAAAGCCATTTCTGACGGTGTTGTTGATATGGGCTTTATCAATGCCAACTTCTATCCCAAAGCACTTCCGTTCAGCAACGCAATTGCGCTTAATGTCTTCGGTCCTACCACCGGTGAAGCGACAGTTGCTCTTTATCAGGAGCTTTATCGCGATGTGCCCGGCCTGAGAGATGAATTTAAACGACATAAGCAGATTCCTGTCTATTTCTTTGCGACGGACTGCAACTCCTTTGCGTCCACCAAGCGTCTGGATGATCTTTCTCAGCTCCGTGGTATGAAGGCCCGTGCGTCCAGCCGCTGGAAGCTGGCAGATTTTGAAGCCATGGGTGCAACTCCTGTTTCCATTGCCTGGGCTGAATGCTATATGGCGCTTCAGACCGGTACTGTGGAAACAATTCTTACTTCTGTGGAATCCCAGCATCGTGGCAGACTGTATGAGGTCGCTCCCTACCTCTGGGTATGGGATAAAATGTGGCTGGCTACGCCTTATATCGTCACAATTAATGAAAAAAAGTTCAACAAGCTGAGCAAGGACCTTCAGGAAGCTGTTCTTCGCGCCGGTGAAGTTGCAAGTCAGAAGTTTGCGAAGAAATATAATACCGATCTGAAGGAAGAGATCGCAGCCATGGAAGCAGCTGGAACCAAGGTAAACTATGCTACGGAAAAAGATTACCAGGCATGGTTGGCTCTTCCTTCCTGCAAGAACAATATTAATGTTTGGATGAACGAAGCAAAGGAGGCCGGACTGTCTGATCCTGAAGGTAACTTCAATAGTATAAGTAAGATTGTCAATAAGTATATCGAGAATGAAGCAAAGAAGTAA
- a CDS encoding TRAP transporter small permease: MHEFLKRLSIYSSSLCGWLLAVLMVIICFDIIMRTIGHPILGVAELSMIIMLTTVYFGLANCEQVHGHIVVDFLLERVPPKVAKFLSIVCGVLCFGTLVVCTYAMILNTMDSYAGDEAMAGLVPIEIWPIKALITIGLLLYTIQTLNNLLIIMSIIKPQLDTE; this comes from the coding sequence ATGCACGAATTTTTGAAAAGGCTATCAATTTATTCGTCAAGTTTGTGCGGATGGCTGCTTGCGGTTTTAATGGTTATCATTTGTTTTGATATCATTATGCGCACCATAGGGCATCCTATTCTCGGTGTTGCTGAATTATCCATGATTATCATGCTTACTACAGTTTACTTTGGACTGGCCAATTGTGAGCAGGTTCATGGTCATATTGTTGTTGATTTTCTTCTTGAGAGAGTTCCTCCAAAGGTTGCAAAGTTTCTTAGCATAGTATGCGGAGTTTTATGCTTTGGTACGCTTGTCGTGTGTACCTACGCCATGATTTTAAATACAATGGATTCATATGCTGGGGATGAAGCTATGGCTGGTCTTGTTCCTATAGAAATATGGCCTATTAAGGCTCTTATTACTATTGGACTTTTACTCTATACTATACAGACATTAAATAATCTTTTGATTATAATGTCCATCATAAAGCCACAGCTTGATACCGAATAA
- a CDS encoding TRAP transporter large permease, whose protein sequence is MSFMAVGIIASIALLVLLFCGLQMGIDFILVGLVGFTVIIGFDAACSLLGETLYNAVASSTFCVLPLFILMGSFASRGGFARLAYESVHTILARVPGALAIATTFGCAVFGSICGSTIATATIFGHLAYPEMKRYGYDKRFALGAIACSGGFAAMIPPSGMFILFAIFTNQSVGKLFLAGILPGFLSACVFSVYMLLRSKFGKVAPIHPDEYKVTIKNRMQASLKLWPILTLSFIVMGGIYTGIFTSNEAAAVGAMGTLIFGLVNGTLRKKGEITKSLRETARSTAMLFIIIIASMYFSRFLAITRIPTELANFLVTWDVSPNVVFFAVIVVWGILGMLIAQAAVFAMTLPIIFPVLVELGFDPIWICVIAMKLNEIAGVSPPVGINSFALAGATNERVTDVFAGTWPFITCDLVVVVILCFFPQIATFLPYSMLE, encoded by the coding sequence ATGAGTTTTATGGCAGTAGGCATTATAGCTTCAATCGCGCTGCTGGTTCTGCTTTTTTGCGGCCTTCAGATGGGAATAGATTTTATTCTCGTAGGCCTGGTCGGATTCACGGTTATCATCGGATTCGATGCCGCATGCTCTCTACTTGGTGAAACCCTGTATAATGCCGTAGCATCTTCGACATTCTGTGTTCTTCCGCTCTTTATTTTGATGGGATCCTTTGCTTCCCGCGGTGGTTTTGCCAGACTTGCTTATGAAAGTGTTCATACCATTCTGGCCCGTGTGCCAGGAGCTCTGGCTATTGCCACAACGTTTGGCTGTGCCGTTTTCGGCTCCATATGCGGCTCGACCATTGCCACCGCTACCATTTTTGGACATCTCGCCTATCCGGAAATGAAGCGCTATGGCTATGACAAGAGATTTGCTCTGGGTGCCATCGCCTGCTCTGGTGGCTTTGCCGCTATGATTCCCCCCAGCGGAATGTTTATTTTGTTTGCCATCTTTACAAACCAGTCGGTAGGCAAGCTCTTCCTGGCCGGTATCCTTCCCGGATTCCTGTCTGCGTGTGTGTTTTCCGTCTATATGCTTCTGAGGTCCAAATTCGGTAAAGTTGCTCCTATTCATCCCGATGAATATAAAGTGACGATAAAAAATCGCATGCAGGCCTCATTGAAACTGTGGCCTATTCTCACGCTTTCTTTCATCGTTATGGGCGGTATTTATACCGGTATATTTACTTCCAACGAAGCCGCTGCCGTCGGCGCCATGGGTACTCTTATCTTTGGTCTTGTCAACGGCACTTTGCGCAAGAAGGGAGAGATTACCAAGTCGCTGCGTGAAACTGCACGTTCGACGGCAATGCTGTTTATCATTATCATTGCCTCCATGTATTTCAGCCGGTTCCTTGCAATAACCCGTATACCTACGGAGCTTGCCAATTTCCTCGTCACCTGGGATGTTTCCCCCAATGTCGTCTTCTTTGCCGTTATCGTTGTCTGGGGCATACTTGGTATGCTCATTGCTCAGGCTGCGGTATTTGCAATGACGCTGCCCATTATCTTCCCTGTGCTCGTTGAACTTGGATTTGACCCGATATGGATTTGTGTTATTGCTATGAAGCTGAATGAAATCGCCGGCGTTTCTCCTCCTGTTGGCATCAACTCCTTCGCTCTTGCCGGAGCCACCAATGAGCGCGTGACCGATGTGTTCGCCGGAACCTGGCCTTTCATCACCTGCGATCTCGTCGTTGTTGTCATTCTCTGCTTCTTCCCCCAGATTGCTACATTCCTGCCGTATTCCATGCTTGAATAG
- a CDS encoding amidohydrolase, translated as MEFTPTVSQEQLVKIRRDLHRHAESGLSEFWTTSYLAEHLAALGCEVHLGEEVMDRSVMMGVPDPETQEARLKAALAQGADPKWLDKMNGLTGVMVDIRPDLPMHSVLRFDIDCVDVCESQDADHKPTAEGFASINANECHACAHDGHATIGLGVAMELMRRRDKLKHNVRLIFEPAEEGSRGARPMVSAGLVKGAKYFLAAHIGVNSTQDHALVCGTQGFLATTKFDVELFGLASHSGSDPHKGHNSLLAAATMLLNLHAIPRHGQGASRITVGMMSGGSGRNVIPDYAKLVCETRGATTEINQYMFDKAKLIIEHAAAMYEQKVKVTIMGSAGNAVSDKKMIDVVKQAAQDVPYFHKDLITEMGQGFGTDDACTFITAIQEQGGFGTYAQIGSKLPAGHHNQRFDFNEDLLQPSVELFCRSTFIMDNMD; from the coding sequence ATGGAATTTACACCGACCGTTTCTCAGGAGCAGCTTGTAAAGATCCGTCGAGATCTGCATCGTCATGCGGAGTCAGGCCTTTCTGAGTTCTGGACCACGAGTTATCTGGCTGAACATCTCGCGGCTCTTGGATGTGAAGTTCATCTTGGTGAGGAAGTCATGGATCGCTCCGTCATGATGGGGGTGCCGGATCCGGAGACCCAGGAAGCGCGTCTCAAGGCGGCCCTTGCTCAGGGAGCCGATCCGAAGTGGCTAGACAAGATGAACGGTCTGACTGGTGTTATGGTGGATATTCGTCCCGATCTGCCCATGCATTCGGTATTGAGATTTGATATTGACTGCGTCGATGTCTGTGAAAGTCAGGATGCTGATCACAAGCCGACGGCGGAGGGTTTTGCTTCCATTAATGCCAATGAGTGCCATGCCTGCGCCCATGACGGACATGCAACCATTGGTCTTGGTGTGGCCATGGAACTGATGCGACGCAGGGACAAATTGAAACATAATGTCCGGCTGATATTTGAACCCGCCGAGGAAGGAAGCCGTGGCGCTCGTCCCATGGTCAGTGCCGGGCTTGTAAAGGGAGCCAAGTATTTTCTTGCAGCCCATATAGGAGTCAACTCCACGCAGGATCACGCTCTGGTATGCGGCACGCAGGGATTCTTGGCCACGACGAAGTTCGATGTGGAACTCTTCGGTCTTGCATCCCATTCAGGATCAGATCCTCATAAAGGGCACAACTCATTGTTAGCCGCGGCTACCATGCTACTTAATCTGCATGCCATACCAAGACATGGCCAAGGAGCAAGCCGTATTACTGTGGGTATGATGTCTGGTGGCTCAGGTCGGAATGTCATTCCTGATTATGCAAAGCTTGTCTGCGAAACACGTGGCGCAACAACTGAAATTAATCAGTATATGTTTGATAAGGCAAAGCTTATCATAGAACATGCTGCTGCCATGTATGAGCAGAAAGTAAAAGTTACCATTATGGGATCTGCTGGTAATGCTGTCAGCGACAAAAAAATGATTGATGTCGTGAAGCAGGCTGCCCAAGATGTTCCCTATTTCCATAAAGATCTCATAACGGAGATGGGGCAGGGCTTCGGCACTGACGATGCATGTACGTTCATTACTGCGATCCAAGAACAGGGCGGCTTTGGGACGTATGCCCAGATAGGCAGCAAGCTTCCTGCTGGTCACCATAATCAGCGTTTCGACTTCAATGAAGATTTGCTGCAACCATCTGTAGAACTGTTCTGCCGTTCGACATTC